From Streptomyces sp. GSL17-111, one genomic window encodes:
- the cbiE gene encoding precorrin-6y C5,15-methyltransferase (decarboxylating) subunit CbiE, whose protein sequence is MADRVTVIGWDGSPLGAPARAALGAATLVAGAAHHLDLPDVPAAAERVRLGSITLAARRVARHRGTAVVLADGDPGFFGVVRALRAPEHGLEVEVVPAVSAVAAAFARAGMPWDDAQVVVAGSRTLRRAVNVCRAHPKVAVLTSPGAGPAELALLLGDVHRTFVICEELGTSRERMTVLTSDKVADHVWRDPSVVIVVGGHGAGASTGTGQGSGWIAGREPGYPREHRGWALPRPVPGAPAARLTTGESAQLRAAQLARLGPRAGDLVWDIGAGGGTLAVEAAGFGAAVIAVDRNAEACALATAAARDRGVQLQVVHGGAPQVLEDLPEPDVVRVGGGGLRTVTACADRRPERLVTHAGNRDEAEALGRVLAEAGYAVECVLLQTLELDTTRWSERDRTVVFLLAGTRM, encoded by the coding sequence CGCTGGGCGCCCCGGCCCGCGCCGCGCTCGGCGCCGCCACCCTCGTGGCGGGTGCCGCCCACCACCTCGACCTGCCCGACGTCCCGGCCGCCGCCGAGCGCGTCCGGCTCGGCAGCATCACGCTCGCCGCCCGCCGCGTCGCCCGGCACCGGGGCACCGCCGTCGTGCTCGCCGACGGCGACCCCGGCTTCTTCGGCGTCGTCCGCGCCCTGCGCGCCCCCGAGCACGGGCTGGAGGTCGAGGTCGTCCCCGCCGTCTCCGCCGTGGCCGCGGCCTTCGCCCGCGCCGGCATGCCGTGGGACGACGCCCAGGTCGTCGTCGCGGGCAGCCGGACCCTGCGCCGCGCCGTCAACGTGTGCCGCGCCCACCCCAAGGTGGCCGTCCTCACCTCGCCCGGCGCGGGGCCGGCCGAACTGGCCCTGCTCCTCGGCGACGTGCACCGCACGTTCGTCATCTGCGAGGAACTGGGCACCTCCCGCGAGCGCATGACGGTGCTGACCTCCGACAAGGTCGCCGACCACGTCTGGCGCGACCCCAGCGTCGTCATCGTCGTCGGCGGACACGGCGCGGGAGCGAGCACCGGCACCGGACAGGGCAGCGGGTGGATCGCCGGCCGGGAGCCGGGCTATCCGCGCGAGCACCGCGGCTGGGCGCTGCCGCGTCCGGTCCCCGGCGCCCCGGCCGCCCGCCTCACCACCGGCGAGTCCGCCCAGCTCCGGGCCGCCCAGCTGGCCCGCCTCGGGCCGCGCGCCGGAGACCTGGTGTGGGACATCGGGGCGGGCGGCGGCACCCTCGCGGTGGAGGCCGCCGGATTCGGCGCCGCCGTCATCGCCGTCGACCGCAACGCCGAGGCCTGCGCGCTCGCCACCGCCGCCGCCCGCGACCGGGGCGTCCAGCTCCAGGTCGTGCACGGCGGTGCCCCGCAGGTACTCGAAGACCTGCCCGAGCCCGACGTCGTCCGCGTCGGGGGCGGGGGCCTGCGGACGGTCACCGCCTGCGCCGACCGGCGGCCCGAGCGCCTCGTCACCCACGCCGGCAACCGCGACGAGGCCGAGGCACTCGGCCGGGTCCTGGCCGAGGCCGGTTACGCCGTCGAGTGCGTGCTGCTCCAGACCCTCGAACTGGACACGACCCGCTGGTCGGAGCGGGACCGCACCGTCGTCTTCCTGCTCGCCGGCACCCGGATGTGA
- the cobT gene encoding nicotinate-nucleotide--dimethylbenzimidazole phosphoribosyltransferase, with protein sequence MTDTGQVPAEGLPENAGAQPEQAHTPASGTYTFADPAAGGAVGDEDDQLLMPGAVGAWNESVHSTPAQPVPSAAHLPGPHDTAGGGTGYQEYAPAPEYAHGPEYAPPPEYAQGPGHTGGPVGGVPRRPLHLGPPVPEQSGAVRSLADRGPTPSAAAPGPAPAAEYAAPPAPEYDAPGHPDAGQVAGAPAEGGYAPAVEQPAPGFEQQHVATPVQPGAWSVPADQAPGGQPQPQPDAEAVGPYPQAPPPGLDPAAEAHPGGEAYVGPQAEHGPQPPEQVAQPEPQAEAPAPEPSAEPEPVAQPVASVEAPEVLTEAAGPEPAPIVEQPQEQAVSAEEPAAEPAAVEPAPAEHPQGPGHPDATAEVQEAVEAPLADVPQEQPAAPEAVVAPEGVPTPGTEAAPADTPGGPTAPQPEPAAQPEPIVAETAHEAPEAPEAPDAVPPAPGDVPADGAEAAAPVPDAEAAVLPDTGAEAAPEAAPAAAPPQPEPPRTPPAPGYPDAEREALHKVMRERRDIRNGFRSDPIPHEVLLRVLEAAHTAPSVGHSQPWDFVIIRSEETRRAMHELAVRQREAYAKSLPRARAKQFKELKIEAILDTPVNIVVTADPTRGGRHTLGRHTQPQMAPYSSALAVENLWLAARAEGLGVGWVSFFDEREMVTALGLPEHLEVVAYLCIGYVDAFPDEPELAQAGWSKRRPLSWVVHEEAYGRRVLPGGAPSDLLAETLAGIRPLDAKALGEAWERQKRMTKPSGALGMLEIISAQLSGLARKCPPPVPEPAAVAVFAGDHGVHAQGVTAWPQEVTAQMVANFLGGGAVCNAFANQVGAEVCVVDVGVAAELPATPGLLPRKVRPGTADISVGPAMERAEAVRAIEVGIETARDLVTAGNRALLTGEMGIANTTVSAALISAFTGTDPAEVTGRGTGINDEMHSHKIDVVRRALELHRPDPGDPIGVLAALGGLEHAALVGLILGGASLRTPVILDGVSAGAAALVARAIAPEALAACVAGHRGAEPGHVVALTKLGLRPLVDLDLRLGEGTGALLALPVVQSAARAMHEVATFDAAGVTEKG encoded by the coding sequence ATGACTGACACCGGCCAGGTCCCGGCCGAGGGACTGCCGGAGAACGCAGGCGCACAGCCGGAGCAGGCCCACACGCCCGCCTCCGGCACGTACACCTTCGCGGACCCGGCCGCCGGCGGCGCGGTGGGCGACGAGGACGACCAGCTGCTCATGCCCGGCGCGGTGGGCGCGTGGAACGAGTCCGTGCACTCCACCCCCGCCCAGCCCGTCCCGTCCGCCGCGCACCTCCCCGGCCCGCACGACACGGCGGGCGGCGGCACGGGCTACCAGGAGTACGCCCCGGCCCCCGAGTACGCCCACGGGCCGGAGTACGCCCCGCCGCCCGAGTACGCCCAGGGCCCCGGCCACACCGGCGGCCCCGTCGGCGGTGTCCCACGCCGTCCGCTGCACCTCGGCCCGCCGGTGCCCGAGCAGTCCGGTGCCGTCCGGTCGCTGGCCGACCGCGGCCCCACCCCCTCGGCCGCGGCCCCCGGCCCGGCCCCGGCCGCCGAGTACGCCGCACCGCCCGCGCCCGAGTACGACGCCCCGGGACACCCCGACGCGGGCCAGGTCGCCGGGGCCCCCGCCGAGGGCGGGTACGCCCCGGCGGTGGAGCAGCCGGCGCCCGGCTTCGAGCAGCAGCACGTCGCCACGCCCGTGCAGCCGGGGGCGTGGTCCGTCCCGGCGGACCAGGCACCCGGCGGTCAGCCGCAGCCGCAGCCGGACGCGGAAGCGGTGGGCCCCTACCCGCAGGCCCCCCCGCCGGGCCTCGACCCGGCCGCCGAGGCACACCCCGGCGGCGAGGCGTACGTCGGTCCGCAGGCCGAGCACGGTCCGCAGCCGCCCGAGCAGGTGGCGCAGCCCGAGCCGCAGGCCGAAGCGCCGGCCCCGGAGCCGTCCGCCGAGCCCGAGCCCGTGGCACAGCCCGTCGCGTCGGTCGAGGCCCCGGAGGTTCTTACGGAAGCCGCCGGCCCTGAGCCCGCCCCGATCGTGGAACAGCCGCAGGAGCAGGCCGTGTCTGCGGAGGAGCCGGCCGCCGAGCCGGCCGCCGTCGAGCCCGCCCCGGCCGAGCACCCGCAGGGACCGGGCCACCCGGACGCGACGGCCGAGGTCCAGGAGGCGGTGGAGGCCCCCCTCGCCGACGTGCCGCAGGAGCAGCCCGCCGCGCCCGAAGCCGTCGTTGCGCCGGAAGGCGTGCCCACGCCCGGGACCGAGGCGGCGCCCGCCGACACCCCCGGCGGTCCCACCGCCCCGCAGCCCGAGCCCGCCGCGCAGCCGGAACCGATCGTGGCGGAGACCGCCCACGAGGCTCCGGAAGCCCCCGAGGCCCCCGACGCCGTGCCCCCCGCGCCCGGCGACGTCCCGGCGGACGGGGCCGAGGCGGCCGCGCCCGTCCCCGACGCCGAGGCGGCCGTGCTCCCGGACACCGGGGCCGAGGCCGCCCCCGAGGCCGCCCCCGCCGCCGCGCCGCCGCAGCCCGAGCCGCCCCGGACCCCGCCGGCCCCCGGCTACCCGGACGCCGAACGCGAGGCCCTGCACAAGGTCATGCGCGAGCGCCGCGACATCCGCAACGGCTTCCGCTCCGACCCGATCCCGCACGAGGTGCTGCTGCGCGTGTTGGAGGCGGCCCACACCGCGCCGAGCGTCGGCCACTCCCAGCCGTGGGACTTCGTCATCATCCGCTCGGAGGAGACCCGCCGGGCGATGCACGAGCTGGCCGTGCGGCAGCGTGAGGCGTACGCCAAGTCGCTGCCCCGCGCCCGGGCCAAGCAGTTCAAGGAACTGAAGATCGAGGCCATCCTCGACACGCCCGTCAACATCGTCGTCACCGCCGATCCGACGCGCGGCGGGCGGCACACCCTCGGCCGCCACACCCAGCCGCAGATGGCGCCCTACTCCTCAGCGCTGGCGGTGGAGAACCTGTGGCTCGCCGCACGGGCCGAAGGGCTCGGCGTCGGCTGGGTGAGCTTCTTCGACGAGCGCGAGATGGTGACGGCGCTCGGCCTGCCGGAGCACCTGGAGGTCGTGGCCTACCTGTGCATCGGGTACGTCGACGCCTTCCCCGACGAGCCCGAACTCGCCCAGGCGGGCTGGTCCAAGCGGCGCCCGCTGTCCTGGGTGGTGCACGAGGAGGCCTACGGACGCCGGGTGCTGCCCGGCGGCGCGCCCAGCGACCTGCTGGCCGAGACGCTCGCGGGCATCCGTCCGCTGGACGCCAAGGCCCTCGGCGAGGCGTGGGAACGGCAGAAGCGCATGACCAAGCCGTCCGGCGCGCTCGGCATGTTGGAGATCATCTCCGCGCAGCTCAGCGGCCTGGCGCGCAAGTGCCCGCCGCCGGTCCCGGAGCCCGCCGCCGTGGCCGTCTTCGCCGGTGACCACGGGGTGCACGCCCAGGGGGTCACCGCCTGGCCGCAGGAGGTCACCGCCCAGATGGTGGCCAACTTCCTCGGCGGCGGCGCCGTCTGCAACGCCTTCGCGAACCAGGTGGGGGCCGAGGTGTGCGTGGTGGACGTCGGCGTGGCCGCCGAGCTGCCCGCCACCCCGGGGCTGCTGCCGCGCAAGGTGCGCCCGGGCACGGCCGACATCAGCGTCGGCCCCGCCATGGAGCGCGCCGAGGCCGTGCGGGCGATCGAGGTCGGTATCGAGACCGCCCGCGACCTCGTCACGGCGGGCAACCGGGCACTGCTCACCGGTGAGATGGGCATCGCCAACACCACCGTCTCCGCCGCCCTGATCTCGGCCTTCACCGGTACGGACCCGGCCGAGGTGACGGGCCGGGGCACCGGCATCAACGACGAGATGCACAGCCACAAGATCGACGTCGTCCGCCGCGCCCTGGAGCTGCACCGGCCCGACCCGGGTGACCCGATCGGCGTCCTCGCCGCGCTCGGCGGGCTGGAGCACGCCGCACTCGTCGGCCTCATCCTCGGCGGTGCGAGCCTGCGCACCCCGGTGATCCTCGACGGCGTCAGCGCCGGGGCCGCCGCCCTGGTGGCCCGCGCCATCGCACCGGAGGCGCTGGCCGCCTGCGTCGCGGGCCACCGCGGTGCGGAGCCCGGTCACGTGGTCGCCCTCACCAAGCTGGGCCTGCGCCCGCTGGTGGACCTGGACCTCCGGCTCGGCGAGGGCACCGGCGCCCTCCTCGCGCTGCCGGTCGTGCAGTCCGCCGCGCGCGCGATGCACGAGGTGGCGACGTTCGACGCGGCGGGTGTGACCGAGAAGGGCTGA
- the cobA gene encoding uroporphyrinogen-III C-methyltransferase has protein sequence MPDTPAYPVGLRLTGRRVVVLGGGGVAQRRLPALVASGADVLLVSPSATPSVEAMAEAGELTWERRTYRPGDLAEAWYALIATSDPAANTAASAEAEAHRVWAVRSDDADAATAWTPATGRSEGVTVAVLTGSDPRRSAAVRDAVVEGLRDGTLAAPQYRTRTAGVALVGGGPGDPDLITVRGRRLLAEADVVVADRLGPRDLLDELPPHVEVVDAAKIPYGRFMAQEAINQALVAYAKAGKSVVRLKGGDPFVFGRGMEEMQELTRAGVPVTVVPGISSSISVPGAVGIPVTHRGVAHEFTVVSGHVAPDDARSLVDWRALAALRGTLVLLMAVERIGAIAEALISHGRDADTPVAVVQEGTMATQRRVDATLATVGERVRAEEVRPPAVIVIGDVVAVGPDTPDPAPGPGTPGAGGGARG, from the coding sequence ATGCCCGACACGCCCGCCTATCCCGTCGGACTGCGGCTGACCGGCCGCCGCGTGGTCGTCCTCGGCGGGGGTGGCGTCGCCCAGCGGCGGCTGCCCGCCCTCGTCGCCTCGGGGGCGGACGTCCTGCTGGTCTCGCCCTCCGCGACGCCCTCCGTGGAGGCCATGGCGGAGGCGGGTGAGCTGACCTGGGAGCGGCGCACCTACCGTCCGGGCGACCTGGCGGAGGCGTGGTACGCGCTCATCGCCACCAGCGACCCGGCCGCCAACACCGCCGCCTCCGCCGAGGCGGAGGCCCACCGGGTGTGGGCGGTGCGCAGCGACGACGCCGACGCCGCGACCGCGTGGACGCCCGCGACCGGCCGCAGCGAGGGCGTCACCGTGGCCGTGCTGACCGGCAGCGACCCGCGCCGCTCGGCGGCCGTGCGCGACGCCGTGGTCGAGGGACTGCGCGACGGTACGCTCGCCGCCCCCCAGTACCGGACCCGGACGGCCGGGGTGGCCCTGGTCGGCGGCGGCCCGGGCGACCCGGACCTCATCACCGTGCGGGGACGGCGGCTGCTCGCCGAGGCCGACGTCGTCGTCGCCGACCGGCTCGGGCCGCGCGACCTGCTGGACGAACTGCCCCCGCACGTCGAGGTCGTCGACGCCGCCAAGATCCCCTACGGCCGGTTCATGGCGCAGGAGGCCATCAACCAGGCCCTGGTGGCGTACGCCAAGGCGGGCAAGTCCGTCGTCCGGCTCAAGGGCGGCGATCCGTTCGTCTTCGGCCGGGGGATGGAGGAGATGCAGGAGCTGACGCGGGCCGGTGTGCCCGTCACCGTCGTCCCGGGCATCTCCAGCTCCATCAGCGTGCCGGGCGCCGTCGGCATCCCCGTGACGCACCGGGGGGTGGCGCACGAGTTCACCGTCGTCAGCGGCCACGTCGCTCCGGACGACGCCCGCTCGCTCGTGGACTGGCGCGCGCTCGCCGCCCTGCGCGGCACGCTCGTCCTGCTCATGGCCGTCGAGCGGATCGGCGCGATCGCCGAGGCGCTGATCTCCCACGGCCGGGACGCGGACACCCCGGTGGCCGTCGTCCAGGAGGGCACCATGGCCACGCAGCGCCGGGTGGACGCCACCCTGGCCACCGTCGGCGAGCGGGTGCGCGCCGAGGAGGTCCGCCCGCCCGCCGTCATCGTCATCGGGGACGTCGTCGCCGTCGGTCCGGACACACCGGACCCGGCACCGGGCCCGGGGACGCCGGGCGCCGGGGGCGGCGCACGTGGCTGA
- a CDS encoding TrmH family RNA methyltransferase, which produces MAEPVTVEDPDDPRLHDYTSLTDVALRRRREPAEGLFIAEGEKVVRRALAAGHPMRSMLLSAKWAGPMGDVIETATAPVYLVSPEVAERVTGYHVHRGALASMERNALPPADALLGGTDRVAVFEDIVDHANLGAAFRNAAALGVGAVLLSPRCADPLYRRAVKVSMGAVFHVPWTRLTTWPDDLALLRRAGFVTAALCLSERSVTLDELAARRHPRLALVLGTEGEGLTPEALAATDAHVRIPMDAGVDSLNVAAASAVAFYATRSSR; this is translated from the coding sequence GTGGCTGAACCGGTCACCGTCGAGGACCCGGACGACCCCCGGCTGCACGACTACACCTCCCTCACCGACGTCGCGCTGCGGCGGCGCCGCGAGCCGGCCGAAGGGCTGTTCATCGCCGAGGGCGAGAAGGTCGTCCGGCGCGCCCTGGCCGCCGGGCACCCCATGCGTTCGATGCTGCTGTCCGCCAAGTGGGCCGGGCCGATGGGCGACGTCATCGAGACCGCCACCGCGCCGGTGTACCTGGTCAGCCCCGAGGTCGCCGAGCGGGTGACCGGCTACCACGTGCACCGGGGCGCGCTGGCCTCGATGGAACGCAACGCCCTGCCGCCCGCGGACGCCCTGCTCGGCGGCACCGACCGGGTCGCCGTCTTCGAGGACATCGTCGACCACGCCAACCTGGGGGCGGCCTTCCGTAACGCGGCGGCCCTCGGCGTGGGGGCCGTCCTCCTCAGTCCGCGCTGCGCCGACCCGCTGTACCGCCGTGCCGTGAAGGTCTCCATGGGCGCCGTCTTCCACGTGCCCTGGACGCGCCTGACGACCTGGCCGGACGACCTGGCCCTGCTGCGCCGCGCGGGCTTCGTCACCGCCGCCCTCTGCCTCAGCGAGCGGTCGGTCACCCTGGACGAGCTGGCCGCCCGGCGCCATCCGAGGCTCGCCCTGGTCCTGGGGACCGAGGGCGAGGGACTGACACCGGAGGCGCTCGCCGCCACCGACGCGCACGTGCGCATCCCCATGGACGCCGGGGTGGACTCCCTCAACGTCGCCGCGGCCTCGGCCGTCGCGTTCTACGCCACCCGCTCGTCCCGCTGA
- a CDS encoding serine/threonine-protein kinase → MAMMRLRREDPRVVGSYKLHRRLGAGGMGVVYLGSDRRGQRVALKVIRPDLAEDQEFRSRFAREVSAARRIRGGCTARLVAADLEADRPWFATQYVPGPSLHDKVNEGGPLPPAQVAAIGAALAEGLVAVHEAGVVHRDLKPSNILLSPKGPRIIDFGIAWSTGASTLTHVGTAVGSPGFLAPEQVRGAGVTPATDVFSLGATLAYAATGDSPFGHGSSEVMLYRVVHEEAQLQTVPPALAPIVYACLAKTAPERPTTAQLSLRLKEIAAREARGLPEGMTPVPRPAVRRAADPVPARGDRGVGPTPRPTPRPTPRPTPRGGGPAEDGGRAGERRTPPPRAVPGAGHGHGHGHDGAPRAGAEGGRPGPPGPRRRTPPGDGPGRRPASERRTAGDRPARRPRRAQRRPPRPPARGGGPDRRLMRQRLVVFVTVTLLVALGIAVVQGCQGRGGHAPSSAPEPVPTAVAPSGAAAPG, encoded by the coding sequence ATGGCGATGATGCGGCTCCGACGTGAGGACCCGCGAGTCGTCGGCTCGTACAAGCTCCACCGGCGGCTGGGCGCGGGCGGCATGGGCGTCGTCTACCTCGGTTCGGACCGGCGCGGCCAGCGGGTCGCGCTGAAGGTGATCCGGCCGGACCTCGCCGAGGACCAGGAGTTCCGCTCCCGCTTCGCCCGGGAGGTCTCGGCGGCGCGTCGCATCCGCGGGGGCTGCACGGCCCGCCTCGTCGCCGCCGATCTGGAGGCGGACCGCCCGTGGTTCGCCACCCAGTACGTACCCGGGCCGTCGCTTCACGACAAGGTGAACGAGGGCGGGCCGCTGCCCCCGGCGCAAGTCGCCGCGATCGGGGCCGCGCTGGCGGAGGGCCTGGTCGCGGTGCACGAGGCCGGCGTCGTCCACCGGGACCTCAAGCCGTCCAACATCCTCCTCTCGCCCAAGGGTCCGCGCATCATCGACTTCGGCATCGCCTGGTCCACGGGCGCGAGCACCCTCACCCACGTGGGCACCGCCGTGGGCTCCCCCGGCTTCCTCGCCCCGGAGCAGGTGCGCGGGGCGGGCGTGACCCCGGCGACCGACGTCTTCTCCCTCGGCGCGACGCTGGCCTACGCCGCCACCGGCGACTCCCCCTTCGGGCACGGCAGTTCCGAGGTGATGCTCTACCGCGTCGTGCACGAGGAGGCGCAGCTCCAGACGGTGCCGCCGGCGCTGGCCCCGATCGTGTACGCCTGTCTGGCCAAGACCGCCCCGGAACGGCCGACGACGGCCCAGCTCTCGCTCCGGCTCAAGGAGATCGCCGCCCGCGAGGCCCGGGGGCTGCCGGAGGGCATGACACCGGTTCCGCGCCCGGCGGTCCGGCGGGCCGCGGACCCCGTGCCCGCGCGTGGCGACCGGGGCGTCGGGCCCACGCCCCGCCCCACGCCGCGCCCCACGCCCCGACCGACCCCGCGCGGCGGTGGCCCGGCGGAGGACGGCGGCCGGGCGGGGGAACGCCGCACTCCTCCGCCGCGCGCCGTGCCCGGGGCCGGACACGGACACGGGCACGGGCACGACGGGGCACCGCGGGCCGGTGCGGAGGGTGGCCGGCCGGGTCCGCCGGGGCCCCGTCGGAGGACGCCCCCGGGCGACGGCCCGGGCCGTCGGCCCGCGTCGGAGCGGCGCACGGCCGGCGACCGTCCCGCGCGGCGGCCCCGCCGCGCCCAGCGTCGCCCGCCGCGCCCGCCCGCGCGCGGCGGTGGCCCGGACCGCAGACTCATGCGGCAGCGCCTGGTCGTCTTCGTGACGGTCACGCTGCTCGTGGCGCTCGGTATCGCGGTGGTGCAGGGCTGCCAGGGGCGGGGCGGGCACGCGCCGAGCTCGGCCCCCGAGCCCGTCCCGACGGCCGTCGCGCCCTCGGGGGCGGCGGCGCCGGGGTGA
- a CDS encoding chorismate-binding protein — MLESVPLARFGALVASDLRDVTDDPQALESSGWWAVVADFEGRLLCARFGDVRRAPAAVPPAPWRGPRRGSWTSSLDRVAYTGAVARIREHIAAGDVYQANLCRVLGAPLPDPDAADIDALGGRLALGNPAPHAGTVRLPAHGVEVATASPELYLRRTGRTVLSGPIKGTARTEDGLLEKDHAENVMIVDLVRNDLGRVCASGSVTVPALCAVEQHPGLVHLVSTVRGELAGGAGWPELLAHTFPPGSVTGAPKSSALRIIRSLEPVPRGPYCGGVGWVDADRGTGELAVGIRTFWIDRTAPGGAVLRFGTGAGITWGSDPQGEWAETELKAERLLAVASGAHEHIATGGRP, encoded by the coding sequence GTGCTCGAATCCGTACCCCTCGCCCGCTTCGGCGCCCTCGTGGCCTCCGACCTGCGGGATGTCACCGACGACCCGCAGGCGCTGGAGTCCAGCGGCTGGTGGGCCGTCGTCGCCGACTTCGAGGGACGCCTGCTGTGCGCCCGCTTCGGCGACGTGCGGCGCGCGCCCGCCGCCGTGCCGCCGGCCCCCTGGCGGGGTCCGCGCCGGGGGAGCTGGACGTCGTCCCTGGACCGCGTCGCCTACACCGGCGCCGTCGCCCGCATCCGGGAGCACATCGCCGCCGGGGACGTCTACCAGGCGAACCTCTGCCGCGTCCTCGGCGCGCCGCTGCCCGACCCGGACGCCGCCGACATCGACGCGCTCGGCGGCCGGCTCGCCCTCGGCAACCCGGCGCCGCACGCCGGGACCGTCCGGCTCCCCGCCCACGGCGTCGAGGTGGCGACGGCCTCACCCGAGCTGTACCTGCGCCGCACCGGGCGGACGGTCCTGTCCGGGCCCATCAAGGGGACGGCCCGCACCGAGGACGGACTGCTGGAGAAGGACCACGCCGAGAACGTCATGATCGTCGACCTCGTCCGCAACGACCTGGGCCGGGTGTGCGCCTCCGGCAGCGTCACCGTTCCCGCCCTGTGCGCCGTCGAACAGCATCCCGGGCTCGTGCATCTGGTCTCCACCGTGCGGGGGGAGCTGGCCGGCGGCGCCGGCTGGCCGGAGCTCCTCGCCCACACCTTCCCGCCCGGTTCCGTCACCGGCGCCCCCAAGTCCAGCGCCCTGCGGATCATCCGCTCCCTGGAGCCGGTGCCACGCGGCCCGTACTGCGGAGGGGTCGGCTGGGTCGACGCCGACCGTGGCACGGGCGAGCTGGCCGTGGGCATCCGCACCTTCTGGATCGACCGCACCGCCCCCGGGGGCGCCGTCCTGCGCTTCGGCACCGGCGCCGGCATCACCTGGGGTTCCGACCCGCAGGGCGAGTGGGCGGAGACGGAACTCAAGGCCGAGCGCCTCCTGGCGGTAGCGTCGGGGGCACACGAGCACATCGCAACGGGAGGTAGGCCGTGA
- a CDS encoding aminotransferase class IV: MIWLDGRLQDADSARVSVFDHGLTVGDGVFETVKTVHGRPFALTRHLHRLARSARGLGLPEPDPDEVRRACAAVLDASSVPLGRLRITYTGGVSPLGSDRGDAGPTLVVALGEARRRPDTTAVVTVPWTRNERGALTGLKTTSYAENVVALAHAHRAAASEALFANGKGALCEGTGSNVFVVLDGELYTPPLASGCLAGITRELVIEWSGAREAELPMDVLERAQEVFLTSSLRDVQAVRRVDGRELPEAPGPVTTKAMRAFDERSGADLDP; the protein is encoded by the coding sequence CTGATCTGGCTGGACGGCAGGCTGCAGGACGCGGACAGCGCGCGGGTGTCGGTCTTCGACCACGGGCTCACCGTGGGCGACGGCGTCTTCGAGACCGTCAAGACCGTCCACGGACGCCCCTTCGCCCTCACCCGGCACCTGCACCGCCTGGCCCGGTCCGCCCGGGGGCTGGGCCTGCCGGAACCGGACCCGGACGAGGTGCGCCGCGCCTGCGCCGCCGTCCTCGACGCCTCCTCCGTGCCGCTCGGGCGGCTGCGCATCACCTACACCGGCGGCGTCTCCCCGCTCGGCTCCGACCGGGGCGATGCCGGGCCCACCCTCGTCGTGGCCCTCGGCGAGGCCCGCCGCAGGCCCGACACCACGGCCGTCGTCACCGTGCCCTGGACGCGCAACGAGCGCGGCGCCCTCACCGGCCTGAAGACGACCTCCTACGCCGAGAACGTCGTCGCGCTCGCCCACGCGCACCGGGCCGCCGCCTCCGAGGCGCTGTTCGCCAACGGCAAGGGCGCGCTGTGCGAGGGCACCGGTTCCAACGTGTTCGTCGTGCTCGACGGCGAGCTGTACACGCCGCCCCTGGCCTCGGGCTGCCTGGCCGGCATCACCCGCGAGCTGGTCATCGAGTGGAGCGGGGCCCGGGAGGCCGAACTCCCCATGGACGTCCTGGAGCGCGCGCAGGAGGTCTTCCTGACCTCGTCGCTGCGGGACGTGCAGGCCGTCCGCCGCGTCGACGGCCGTGAGCTCCCGGAGGCGCCCGGCCCCGTCACCACCAAGGCCATGCGGGCCTTCGACGAGCGCTCCGGCGCCGACCTCGACCCCTGA
- a CDS encoding GNAT family N-acetyltransferase gives MTTTLRPTGAETQAADGGRSRTYAVCVNGRPVGGVRLATAPPPLATGFVRELTVDPAERRRGRATVAVLAAEEILRGQGCRRVRTELPADAEPARRLAASLGYHESNRHLAKELTAPPPALPPGSVDRRMSEEDFAAWQSAEKARYARTWAREGLDAAEAAAKADHDHAAYLPDGPRTPGSVLRVLAHDGVDVGTLWLAPDGPTGAGAYLYTVRVEPGHRGKGHGRTLLRVAERECLAAGVPVLTLNVFTANTTALGLYTSLGYRATHHHYAKQLL, from the coding sequence ATGACCACCACGCTGCGCCCGACCGGGGCCGAGACGCAGGCGGCCGACGGCGGCCGATCCCGCACCTATGCCGTCTGCGTGAACGGCCGCCCGGTCGGCGGCGTCCGGCTCGCCACCGCCCCGCCGCCGCTCGCCACCGGCTTCGTCCGCGAGCTCACCGTCGACCCCGCCGAGCGGCGCCGGGGCCGGGCCACCGTCGCCGTCCTGGCCGCCGAGGAGATCCTGCGCGGCCAGGGCTGCCGCCGCGTCCGCACCGAGCTGCCCGCCGACGCCGAGCCCGCACGGCGGCTCGCCGCGTCGCTCGGGTACCACGAGAGCAACCGGCATCTGGCCAAGGAGCTGACCGCCCCCCCGCCGGCCCTGCCCCCGGGCAGCGTCGACCGCCGCATGTCGGAGGAGGATTTCGCGGCCTGGCAGAGCGCGGAGAAGGCCCGCTACGCCCGCACCTGGGCCCGGGAGGGACTCGACGCGGCCGAGGCGGCCGCCAAGGCCGACCACGACCACGCGGCGTACCTGCCCGACGGCCCGCGCACGCCGGGCTCCGTCCTGCGCGTCCTCGCGCACGACGGGGTCGACGTGGGCACGCTGTGGCTCGCCCCGGACGGACCCACCGGCGCGGGCGCCTACCTGTACACGGTCCGGGTGGAGCCGGGGCACCGGGGGAAGGGCCACGGCCGTACGCTGCTGCGCGTCGCGGAACGGGAGTGCCTGGCCGCGGGCGTCCCCGTGCTGACCCTGAACGTCTTCACGGCCAACACCACCGCCCTCGGCCTCTACACCTCACTCGGCTACCGCGCGACGCACCACCACTACGCGAAGCAGCTCCTCTAG